A part of Lutra lutra chromosome 2, mLutLut1.2, whole genome shotgun sequence genomic DNA contains:
- the NKX6-1 gene encoding homeobox protein Nkx-6.1 → MLAVGAMEGTRQSAFLLSSPPLAALHSMAEMKTPLYPAAYPPLPAGPPSSSSSSSSSSSPSPPLGAHNPGSLKPPTAGGLSSLGSPPQQLSAATPHGINDILSRPSMPVASGAALPSASPSGSSSSSSSSTSASSASAAAAAAAAAAAAASSPAGLLAGLPRFSSLSPPPPPPGLYFSPSAAAVAAVGRYPKPLAELPGRTPIFWPGVMQSPPWRDARLACTPHQGSILLDKDGKRKHTRPTFSGQQIFALEKTFEQTKYLAGPERARLAYSLGMTESQVKVWFQNRRTKWRKKHAAEMATAKKKQDSETERLKGTSENEEEDDDYNKPLDPNSDDEKITQLLKKHKSSGSGGGGLLLHASENESSS, encoded by the exons ATGTTAGCGGTGGGGGCGATGGAGGGCACCCGGCAGAGCGCGTTCCTGCTCAGCAGCCCTCCCCTGGCTGCCCTGCACAGCATGGCCGAAATGAAGACCCCTCTGTACCCCGCGGCGTACCCTCCATTGCCCGCCGGccccccctcttcttcctcctcctcgtcctcctcgtcGTCGCCCTCTCCGCCTTTGGGTGCCCACAACCCAGGCAGCCTGAAGCCCCCGACCGCGGGGGGGCTCTCATCCCTGGGCAGCCCCCCACAGCAGCTCTCGGCCGCCACCCCCCACGGCATCAACGACATCCTGAGCCGGCCCTCCATGCCCGTGGCCTCAGGGGCCGCCCTGCCCTCCGCCTCGCCCTCgggttcctcctcctcctcctcctcgtccacCTCCGCTTCCTCCGCTTCGGCAGCTGCAGCGGCGGCTGCAGCCGCTGCAGCCGCCGCCTCATCCCCAGCGGGGCTGCTGGCTGGCCTGCCCCGCTTCAGCAGCCTGagtccgccgccgccgccgcctgggCTCTACTTCAGCCCCAGCGCAGCGGCCGTGGCCGCGGTAGGTCGGTACCCCAAGCCGCTGGCCGAGCTGCCCGGCCGGACGCCCATTTTCTGGCCAGGAGTTATGCAGAGCCCGCCCTGGAGGGACGCCCGCCTGGCCTGCACCCCTC ATCAAGGATCCATTTTGCTGGACAAAGACGGGAAGAGAAAACACACGAGACCCACGTTTTCTGGCCAGCAGATCTTCGCTCTGGAGAAGACTTTCGAACAAACGAAATACTTGGCGGGGCCCGAGAGGGCTCGCTTGGCCTATTCGCTGGGGATGACGGAGAGTCAGGTCAAG GTCTGGTTCCAGAACCGCCGGACCAAGTGGAGGAAGAAGCACGCGGCCGAGATGGCCACGGCCAAGAAGAAGCAGGATTCGGAGACCGAGAGGCTCAAGGGCACCTCGGAGAACGAGGAGGAGGACGACGACTACAACAAGCCTCTGGACCCCAACTCGGACGACGAGAAGATCACGCAGCTGCTGAAGAAGCACAAGTCgagcggcagcggcggcggcggcctccTGCTGCACGCTTCGGAGAACGAGAGCTCGTCCTGA